The Planococcus liqunii genome includes a region encoding these proteins:
- a CDS encoding aldo/keto reductase, whose product MEFVTLNNGLKMPQLGFGVWQVPDDQATAAVAKAIESGYRSIDTAMIYQNEKGVGEAIKNAGVAREELFITTKVWNSDQGYDNALRAFDESLERLGLDYVDLYLIHWPTPNFDQYVDTYKALEKLYKDGRVKAIGVCNFEIEHLERLLSECEVVPVLNQIECHPYLAQNDLKEFCAKHDIFVEAWSPLDQGGEVLQDEIVQQIAQAHGKSPAQVVLRWHLQNNTIVIPKSVTPSRIVENFQVFDFELSAEEMDQINGLNKDRRKGSHPNEMNVR is encoded by the coding sequence ATGGAATTTGTAACGTTAAACAATGGATTGAAAATGCCGCAACTCGGCTTTGGCGTATGGCAAGTGCCGGATGATCAAGCAACTGCAGCCGTAGCAAAAGCCATCGAATCCGGCTACCGCTCGATTGATACCGCGATGATTTACCAAAACGAAAAAGGCGTCGGTGAAGCCATCAAAAATGCAGGCGTAGCGCGCGAGGAACTGTTCATCACGACAAAAGTCTGGAACAGCGACCAAGGCTATGACAATGCCCTTCGTGCTTTTGATGAAAGCTTAGAGCGTTTGGGACTCGACTATGTCGACCTTTACTTAATCCATTGGCCAACGCCGAACTTCGACCAATACGTCGATACATATAAAGCGCTTGAAAAGCTTTATAAAGACGGCCGCGTCAAAGCGATCGGCGTCTGCAACTTTGAAATTGAACATTTGGAGCGCTTGCTGTCTGAATGCGAAGTAGTGCCGGTCTTGAATCAGATTGAATGCCATCCGTACCTGGCTCAAAACGATTTGAAAGAATTCTGCGCAAAACATGACATTTTCGTAGAAGCCTGGAGCCCACTTGACCAAGGCGGCGAAGTGCTGCAGGACGAAATCGTTCAGCAAATCGCACAAGCGCATGGCAAATCGCCGGCACAAGTCGTTCTTCGCTGGCACCTGCAAAACAACACAATCGTTATTCCAAAATCTGTGACACCTTCGCGCATCGTAGAAAACTTCCAAGTATTCGACTTTGAACTGTCCGCTGAGGAAATGGATCAGATCAATGGATTGAACAAAGACCGCCGCAAAGGCTCGCATCCAAATGAAATGAATGTGCGGTAA
- a CDS encoding nuclease-related domain-containing protein encodes MPFFSLFFMMIIVILLNSRAVKGWQGELGVRLALGKLKKDDFRVLHNLTLSDGKKTAQIDHVVIGRTGIFVIETKNYKGWIFGSENSVKWTQTFYKSKRKFHNPIHQNFGHIKMLEHYFPGYKHPMVSIISFSSHSTLKIAEIHSPAVYVLHTGSIVQTIESYQETLLTKPAIAAFAEHLKKSNIKDFKAKKQHVQTIKETQQQKKRQLSANTCPNCGSPLISRIGKHGNFKGCSSFPTCRFTA; translated from the coding sequence ATGCCATTTTTTTCTTTGTTTTTCATGATGATTATAGTTATATTATTAAACTCTCGAGCTGTAAAAGGTTGGCAAGGTGAACTGGGTGTCCGTTTAGCATTAGGAAAGTTAAAAAAAGATGACTTCCGGGTTCTTCACAACCTTACATTGAGCGATGGGAAAAAAACTGCTCAAATTGACCATGTAGTCATTGGCCGGACAGGTATTTTTGTAATTGAAACGAAAAATTACAAGGGTTGGATTTTTGGTTCCGAAAACAGTGTGAAATGGACGCAAACTTTCTACAAATCGAAACGGAAATTCCATAACCCGATCCACCAGAACTTTGGACATATCAAAATGCTTGAACATTATTTCCCAGGTTATAAACATCCGATGGTTTCCATCATCAGCTTTTCAAGTCATAGTACATTAAAGATAGCAGAAATTCATTCTCCAGCGGTATACGTTCTCCATACAGGTAGTATTGTGCAGACAATTGAATCTTATCAAGAAACTCTCTTAACCAAACCAGCGATAGCTGCATTTGCTGAGCACTTGAAAAAATCTAATATTAAAGATTTCAAAGCGAAGAAACAGCACGTCCAGACCATTAAAGAAACACAGCAGCAGAAAAAAAGACAACTTTCCGCCAACACCTGTCCGAATTGCGGAAGTCCACTTATTTCCAGAATCGGAAAACACGGCAATTTTAAGGGCTGTTCGTCTTTTCCGACATGCCGGTTTACCGCGTAA
- a CDS encoding CBS domain-containing protein, whose protein sequence is MKVTDIMTTDVQTCTMDDTLQEIAGMMQEWDVGSIPVMENDRLAGIITDRDLVIRGIASQFALDTPVRQILSSDLVTGRPDMDLEEAADLMAEHQIRRLPIAEGDKLLGIVSLGDVAVKDPSDMHAGAAIEDISKPAEPS, encoded by the coding sequence ATGAAAGTAACAGATATTATGACAACAGATGTACAAACTTGCACAATGGATGACACACTTCAGGAAATCGCCGGGATGATGCAGGAATGGGATGTTGGTTCGATTCCGGTTATGGAAAATGACAGATTGGCGGGAATCATTACCGACCGTGACTTGGTTATCCGCGGCATTGCATCACAGTTTGCGTTGGATACGCCTGTTCGCCAGATTCTCTCATCGGACTTAGTCACCGGCAGACCGGATATGGACTTGGAAGAAGCAGCCGACTTAATGGCTGAACACCAGATTCGCCGCTTGCCAATTGCAGAAGGCGACAAACTGCTCGGCATTGTTTCCCTTGGAGACGTCGCTGTAAAAGATCCATCCGATATGCATGCGGGGGCAGCCATTGAAGATATTTCGAAACCGGCTGAACCAAGCTGA
- a CDS encoding amidase family protein: MEKIAFEIEEATIKVIQQAFEEEVLTSVELVQAYLDRIEMYDKNGPQINSVLSINPDALKIAEELDSMRGQEGQGPLYGIPVLVKDNINTTDDMPTTAGAIALKDNFAIEDAFIASQLRQAGAIILGKVNLSEWAYFMADEQAPSGYSALGGQVLNPYGVGVFEAGSVGGSSSGTGASIASNFAVVGIGTETSGSILSPASANSIVGIKPTVGLVSRTGIIPIAESQDTAGPMARTVADAAITLGVLTGVDERDPATEQSVGKGLTDYTAHLKVDGLSGARIGIDYSYLNDKEPEERAIIEEAMAEMEAQGAIVVEVAIPQQEFESDVMWYEFKRGVNAYLSTVPEEVPVKSLADVIEFNKQDPDVRMKFGQAILEKAESLSDDPTDPVYLKHREIDIRMSTTEGIDQVMAEYSLDALLFQNNRGAAKPARAGYPSITVPAGYTTKGLPVGVTFSGLAWSEPRLIELAYSYEQATKKRVAPKFE, encoded by the coding sequence ATGGAAAAAATCGCATTCGAAATAGAAGAAGCAACGATTAAAGTCATTCAGCAAGCGTTTGAAGAAGAAGTGCTGACATCCGTTGAACTCGTCCAGGCTTATTTGGACCGGATCGAGATGTACGATAAAAACGGGCCGCAGATCAATTCGGTGCTAAGCATCAATCCCGATGCCCTGAAAATTGCTGAAGAACTCGACAGCATGCGCGGACAGGAAGGACAGGGGCCGCTGTACGGAATTCCCGTCCTGGTAAAAGACAATATCAACACAACAGACGATATGCCGACGACGGCTGGCGCTATTGCATTAAAGGACAACTTTGCGATTGAAGACGCCTTTATTGCTTCCCAGCTGCGCCAGGCCGGCGCCATTATTCTGGGCAAAGTCAATTTGAGCGAGTGGGCATATTTCATGGCAGATGAACAGGCACCGAGCGGCTATAGCGCCCTCGGAGGCCAAGTGCTAAACCCTTACGGAGTGGGCGTGTTTGAAGCAGGAAGCGTCGGCGGTTCCAGTTCCGGGACCGGGGCGAGCATCGCTTCGAACTTTGCGGTAGTCGGAATCGGTACGGAAACATCCGGATCCATCTTAAGTCCGGCGAGCGCCAATTCCATTGTCGGAATCAAGCCGACCGTCGGTTTGGTGAGCCGGACGGGCATCATTCCGATTGCGGAAAGCCAGGATACGGCTGGCCCGATGGCACGCACCGTGGCAGACGCAGCCATTACGCTCGGCGTTCTGACAGGAGTGGATGAGCGGGATCCGGCGACAGAACAAAGTGTTGGGAAAGGCTTGACGGATTACACCGCCCATTTGAAAGTGGATGGCCTGTCGGGAGCAAGAATCGGCATCGATTACAGCTACTTGAATGACAAAGAACCGGAAGAACGCGCCATCATTGAAGAAGCGATGGCGGAGATGGAAGCGCAGGGGGCAATTGTGGTGGAAGTGGCCATTCCGCAGCAGGAGTTCGAGTCGGATGTCATGTGGTATGAGTTTAAACGAGGCGTCAATGCCTATTTGAGCACGGTTCCGGAAGAGGTGCCGGTGAAGTCGCTTGCGGATGTCATCGAATTCAACAAGCAGGACCCGGACGTCCGCATGAAATTTGGACAGGCGATTCTTGAGAAGGCCGAGTCGCTGAGCGATGACCCTACAGACCCTGTTTATTTGAAGCACCGGGAAATCGATATCAGAATGTCCACTACGGAAGGCATCGACCAGGTGATGGCAGAGTACAGCTTGGATGCCCTTTTATTCCAAAACAACCGCGGTGCGGCTAAACCGGCAAGAGCCGGCTATCCGTCCATCACCGTGCCAGCCGGTTATACGACTAAGGGCTTGCCGGTAGGAGTAACCTTCAGCGGACTGGCTTGGAGCGAGCCGCGTTTGATTGAACTGGCTTACAGTTATGAGCAGGCGACGAAAAAACGGGTTGCACCGAAATTTGAATAA
- a CDS encoding mechanosensitive ion channel family protein, with protein MENTQLFDGIEFLKTLSLLEFFMFFIYLSLIFALRSFLVFLVKQLGSSKRFNERIFPMLEDLMNWLAIYSAILFFLFYFSEEQWLFYPFYETDGVKVSVFLVVVVAIVVNFASHLVKAFNRFIMPFFYKQFGVDESLSYTLNRVIYYVVMLIALAIGFTAVGMDLTALGVIFGVLGIGIGFGVRNIAANFVSGIIILFERPMKVGELVEIDKNIGRITKITLRSTIIETLKNGTLIVPNQYFIEQIVKNRSSAKLFARVVVSVAFGSDTARVEELLHDAAVKEMQRFPGIPNEAPDVRFINFRDSSLDFAIEVRVVDIEMKEQLESRIRHAIASSFLQHDIQLAEMPAIKE; from the coding sequence ATGGAAAACACTCAATTATTTGATGGCATTGAATTTCTGAAGACCCTTTCCCTTCTGGAATTTTTCATGTTTTTCATTTACCTTTCCTTAATTTTTGCGCTGCGGTCGTTTCTTGTGTTTTTAGTAAAGCAGCTCGGTTCCTCCAAACGGTTTAACGAACGAATTTTCCCGATGCTCGAAGACTTGATGAATTGGCTGGCCATTTACAGTGCCATCCTGTTTTTTCTGTTTTATTTCTCGGAAGAACAATGGCTGTTTTATCCGTTTTATGAAACAGACGGCGTCAAAGTATCGGTCTTTTTGGTTGTAGTCGTCGCCATTGTGGTAAATTTTGCGAGCCATTTGGTGAAAGCATTCAACCGGTTTATCATGCCGTTTTTCTACAAGCAATTTGGCGTAGATGAAAGCTTAAGCTACACGCTCAACCGGGTCATTTACTATGTCGTGATGTTAATCGCCTTAGCCATTGGGTTTACCGCCGTTGGCATGGATTTGACGGCGCTCGGCGTAATCTTCGGAGTGCTCGGAATCGGCATCGGTTTTGGCGTGCGCAACATCGCTGCGAACTTTGTATCCGGCATTATTATTTTGTTTGAGCGGCCGATGAAAGTCGGCGAACTGGTCGAAATCGATAAAAATATTGGCCGAATCACAAAAATCACGCTTCGTTCCACCATCATTGAAACCTTAAAGAACGGGACACTCATCGTCCCCAATCAATACTTCATCGAACAAATCGTCAAAAACCGTTCCAGCGCTAAACTGTTTGCCCGGGTAGTCGTCAGTGTAGCCTTTGGCAGCGACACCGCACGGGTGGAAGAACTGCTCCATGATGCTGCCGTAAAAGAAATGCAGCGATTTCCTGGAATCCCGAACGAAGCGCCGGATGTCCGCTTTATCAATTTCCGGGATTCTTCGCTTGATTTTGCAATTGAGGTCCGGGTCGTCGATATCGAGATGAAAGAACAACTTGAAAGCCGGATCCGCCACGCTATTGCCAGTTCATTTCTCCAGCATGATATTCAGCTGGCAGAAATGCCGGCCATAAAAGAATGA
- a CDS encoding ABC transporter ATP-binding protein yields MKVLELENVTRRRNGKNVLDKVNWQVEKGEHWVLYGLNGAGKTSLLDLINAYFFPTEGKVSVLGLEFGKTYLSEKLRKQIGFVSSSLQQKISPYDNAYEVVLSGAYASIGLYEETTEAIDQKGVEILKELGCLEYANRTYETLSHGERQRVLIGRALMAEPALLVLDEPANGLDFIAREMLLETIEGIATKPDAPTIIYVTHHIEEILPVFTKTLLLKDGAVFASGNTNELVTSERLSAFFGMPVEVGWNQGRPLLSKVKL; encoded by the coding sequence ATGAAAGTATTGGAACTGGAAAACGTCACACGCCGACGGAACGGCAAGAATGTGTTAGATAAGGTGAACTGGCAAGTGGAGAAAGGAGAGCACTGGGTGCTGTACGGCTTGAACGGCGCCGGCAAGACGTCGCTCCTCGACTTGATCAATGCCTATTTTTTCCCGACCGAAGGGAAAGTCAGCGTCCTCGGCCTGGAATTCGGCAAAACCTACCTGTCTGAGAAACTGCGCAAGCAGATCGGCTTTGTTTCTTCGTCGCTGCAGCAGAAAATCAGTCCGTACGACAATGCCTACGAAGTGGTATTGAGCGGCGCGTATGCTTCCATTGGTTTGTATGAAGAAACGACCGAAGCGATTGACCAAAAAGGCGTGGAAATCTTGAAAGAGCTGGGCTGCCTGGAATATGCAAACCGAACATACGAAACCTTGTCGCACGGCGAGCGCCAAAGAGTGCTGATTGGGCGCGCCTTGATGGCGGAGCCGGCACTGTTGGTGCTCGATGAGCCGGCTAACGGACTTGATTTCATTGCCCGGGAAATGTTGCTGGAAACGATTGAAGGCATTGCAACGAAACCGGATGCACCGACGATCATTTATGTCACCCATCATATTGAAGAGATCTTGCCGGTGTTCACTAAAACCTTGCTGCTAAAAGACGGAGCGGTGTTCGCCTCCGGCAATACAAACGAATTGGTGACAAGTGAAAGGCTGTCGGCATTTTTTGGAATGCCGGTGGAAGTGGGCTGGAACCAAGGGAGGCCTTTGTTGTCGAAAGTGAAACTCTAA
- a CDS encoding M3 family oligoendopeptidase yields the protein MAQYNLTWDLESIFKGGSTSQELKTYIAKFEANLNELTELVDRLAPLDSPEKVQELSLALELLDSTTKQLREIGAFASCLTAQDITDHEAKILSGKRSELGAAFASVMAKLDEKFLQVDDAVWKGMLEQPSLEPVAFVLNEKRTQAKEKLPIEQEILINDLSVNGYAAWNQMYASLVGKMSIEHTEDGQVKKLSMGQAANRLSTPDRAARKEVSGKISAAWQEDADLFAETLNNLAGFRLQTYKHRGWGNVLKEPLELNRMSEKTLDTMWEAISDQKAPFVKYLKRKAELLGLERLHWHDLNAPLTKSTQKVSYDDAAAFILEQFGKFSPQMAEFSRKAFEKRWIEAEDRAGKRPGGFCTSFPDSEQTRIFMTFSGSATNISTLAHELGHAYHQHIMNDTEALNQRYAMNVAETASTFAEMVVSDAAVKNASFDEEKIALLEDKIKRSIAFFMNIHSRFLFEKRFYEERKNGAVSAERLNELAVEAQKEAYCEELASYSPTFWASTLHFHITGVPFYNFPYTFGYLFSQGIYAKALGTEGGFEESYNALLRDTGRMTVEGLAQKHLGVDLEEAAFWEDAIAVCVKDVEEFLELTEVAVK from the coding sequence ATGGCTCAATATAACTTGACATGGGATCTGGAATCTATCTTTAAAGGCGGCAGCACGTCGCAGGAATTAAAAACCTACATAGCTAAGTTTGAAGCGAATCTCAACGAATTGACAGAACTGGTGGACCGTTTGGCTCCACTCGATTCCCCGGAAAAAGTGCAGGAGCTGTCGCTGGCTTTGGAATTGCTGGACAGCACCACGAAACAGCTGCGGGAAATCGGCGCGTTTGCAAGCTGCCTGACAGCTCAGGACATCACCGACCATGAAGCGAAAATCCTTTCAGGAAAACGGAGCGAACTCGGTGCTGCGTTTGCGTCGGTCATGGCGAAGCTCGATGAGAAATTTCTGCAGGTGGATGACGCTGTGTGGAAAGGCATGCTGGAACAGCCGAGCCTGGAGCCGGTCGCCTTTGTGCTGAATGAAAAACGCACGCAAGCGAAAGAGAAGCTGCCGATTGAACAGGAAATCCTGATCAACGATTTGTCGGTCAACGGCTATGCGGCCTGGAACCAGATGTATGCGAGCCTGGTCGGCAAAATGAGCATTGAACATACGGAAGACGGCCAAGTGAAAAAATTGTCGATGGGGCAGGCCGCAAACCGCTTAAGTACACCTGACCGGGCAGCCCGCAAAGAAGTGTCCGGCAAAATCAGCGCCGCCTGGCAGGAAGACGCGGATCTCTTCGCCGAAACCTTGAACAACCTCGCTGGATTCCGCCTGCAGACTTACAAACACCGCGGCTGGGGCAATGTCCTGAAAGAGCCGCTCGAATTGAACCGCATGAGTGAGAAGACTTTGGATACGATGTGGGAAGCTATCAGCGATCAAAAAGCGCCTTTCGTGAAATATTTAAAGCGAAAAGCGGAACTGCTGGGTCTTGAAAGATTGCACTGGCACGACTTGAATGCGCCGTTGACGAAGTCCACACAAAAAGTCAGCTACGACGATGCCGCGGCGTTCATCCTGGAGCAATTCGGCAAGTTCAGCCCACAAATGGCCGAGTTTTCGAGAAAGGCGTTTGAAAAGCGCTGGATTGAAGCGGAAGACCGGGCCGGCAAGCGCCCGGGCGGTTTCTGCACCAGTTTCCCGGACAGTGAACAGACGCGCATCTTTATGACATTTTCGGGGTCGGCTACAAATATTTCCACACTGGCGCATGAACTCGGGCACGCTTATCATCAGCACATCATGAACGATACGGAAGCGCTCAATCAGCGCTATGCCATGAACGTGGCTGAAACAGCTTCCACTTTCGCGGAAATGGTCGTCTCGGACGCGGCGGTGAAAAATGCCTCTTTCGATGAAGAAAAAATTGCGCTTTTGGAAGACAAGATCAAGCGCAGCATCGCGTTTTTCATGAACATCCATTCCCGCTTCCTGTTCGAAAAGCGTTTTTATGAAGAACGGAAAAACGGAGCAGTATCGGCAGAGCGCTTGAACGAGCTGGCGGTGGAAGCGCAAAAAGAAGCCTATTGCGAAGAACTTGCAAGCTACAGCCCGACATTTTGGGCGTCGACGCTGCATTTCCACATTACCGGCGTGCCGTTCTATAACTTCCCGTACACATTCGGCTATCTCTTCAGCCAAGGCATTTATGCCAAAGCGTTGGGAACGGAAGGCGGTTTCGAAGAATCCTACAATGCACTCCTGCGGGATACCGGACGCATGACGGTGGAAGGGTTGGCGCAGAAACATTTAGGCGTTGATTTGGAAGAAGCCGCTTTTTGGGAAGATGCAATTGCGGTGTGTGTGAAAGATGTCGAGGAGTTTTTGGAGCTGACGGAAGTCGCTGTGAAGTAA
- a CDS encoding neutral zinc metallopeptidase, producing MKNIPKVLFIFLFTFFLAGWAHLENSASAAPQPNYVKDLPPGHSMYDYLLYLAKDLDAFWSPIMVGDGYADPAVTYSFPAPGVPVATNCAVEEPADFPAQAFYCGFDDQIVLTQEMARQLWDGTYRTNYEAPVTYKAGDFSVAFVMAHEYAHNLQTELGWLPVYEEEEPLATSRSLELNADCLAGVWTRSVNDRGLLDASDLNEAKRTLTDLGQDPNDPNPTHGTPQERNKAFLLGYNNGTAPSCDPYLLNPY from the coding sequence ATGAAAAACATCCCAAAAGTTCTGTTCATCTTTTTATTCACTTTCTTTCTAGCTGGATGGGCCCATTTGGAAAACTCAGCTTCAGCGGCCCCGCAGCCCAATTATGTAAAAGATTTGCCGCCTGGCCATTCGATGTATGACTACCTCCTTTATTTAGCAAAAGACCTGGATGCATTTTGGTCACCGATTATGGTCGGGGACGGCTACGCTGACCCTGCCGTCACATATTCCTTCCCGGCTCCCGGCGTGCCGGTTGCTACCAATTGCGCCGTTGAAGAGCCGGCAGATTTCCCGGCGCAAGCCTTTTACTGCGGCTTTGACGACCAAATTGTCCTGACACAGGAAATGGCAAGGCAGTTGTGGGACGGCACCTATCGGACCAATTACGAAGCACCTGTCACATACAAGGCCGGTGACTTTTCCGTTGCTTTTGTGATGGCGCATGAATATGCCCATAACCTTCAGACCGAACTCGGCTGGCTGCCGGTTTACGAAGAAGAAGAACCGCTGGCGACGTCCCGAAGCCTCGAGTTGAACGCCGATTGCCTCGCAGGTGTCTGGACCCGTTCCGTTAATGACCGCGGGCTTCTCGATGCAAGTGATCTCAATGAAGCAAAACGGACCTTAACCGACCTCGGACAGGACCCCAACGATCCGAATCCGACACACGGCACGCCGCAGGAACGGAACAAAGCGTTTCTCTTAGGCTATAACAACGGCACAGCCCCTAGCTGCGACCCGTATTTATTGAATCCATATTAA
- the nagB gene encoding glucosamine-6-phosphate deaminase, with amino-acid sequence MQLVKVDNYEEMSKKACSIIMEHIQESRNPVLGLATGSTPEKLYSCLIEKYKQGKVSFENVTTFNLDEYVGLKKDDANSYHHYMKEKLFDHVNLRADQIHLPDGHSEDLEQDCRAYEKQIQRAGGIGLQVLGIGLNGHIGFNEPGTPFSSRTHVVELSPSTRRANARFFPGIEEVPTQAISMGIASIMESKKILLLVSGEQKAEALHRLLNGDVTEDFPASILQTHPDVTVIADELALEPSLSKS; translated from the coding sequence TTGCAACTTGTTAAAGTGGACAACTACGAGGAAATGAGCAAAAAAGCGTGTTCCATAATCATGGAGCATATTCAAGAGAGCCGGAATCCAGTCCTCGGACTGGCGACCGGATCCACGCCTGAAAAGCTGTACAGCTGTTTGATTGAAAAATACAAGCAAGGCAAAGTGTCATTCGAGAACGTGACGACCTTCAATCTGGACGAATACGTCGGGCTGAAAAAAGACGATGCGAACAGCTACCATCACTATATGAAGGAAAAGCTGTTTGACCATGTCAATCTTAGAGCGGACCAGATCCATCTTCCCGACGGGCACTCTGAGGATTTAGAGCAGGATTGCCGGGCATACGAAAAACAGATTCAACGTGCAGGGGGCATCGGCCTTCAAGTACTTGGAATCGGATTGAACGGCCACATCGGCTTTAACGAACCGGGAACGCCGTTTTCAAGCCGGACGCATGTGGTAGAGCTTTCCCCATCAACGCGCCGCGCCAATGCCCGTTTTTTCCCAGGGATTGAAGAGGTGCCGACGCAAGCCATCAGCATGGGCATTGCATCGATTATGGAAAGCAAAAAAATCCTCTTGCTGGTGTCCGGCGAGCAAAAAGCGGAAGCGCTGCACCGTTTGCTGAACGGCGATGTGACGGAAGACTTTCCGGCATCCATCCTTCAGACACATCCGGATGTCACAGTCATTGCAGATGAACTGGCGCTTGAGCCTTCATTGTCAAAATCCTAA
- a CDS encoding MurR/RpiR family transcriptional regulator, whose amino-acid sequence MDSRTIAGPKPSLLMEQHKHNFTKSEHKIYEYILSNPNQVLYHSLTELSELSGVAEATVLRFFRKLGFKGFQDFKFLFAQEVPAADHSENDESFIYRIRNNIIQAVEDTSDVVDAETLEKCIRAINDSSDVVIFGIGSSGIAGLDMQNRLMRIGKHVSVITDSHFQIMRASSLNENSVVIAISLTGSTKDIIDAVKIAKEKNAAVIALTTYVKSPLTKYADHILLSSAKESPLDSGSLVSKIAQLYLIDLICTGLTMNNFKDAESVKREITEHIASKLY is encoded by the coding sequence ATGGATTCGAGAACAATTGCTGGACCGAAACCTTCCCTATTAATGGAACAGCACAAGCACAATTTCACAAAATCCGAACATAAAATCTACGAATACATCCTGTCGAACCCGAACCAGGTCCTCTACCATTCTTTGACGGAACTATCTGAGCTGAGCGGTGTTGCCGAAGCGACTGTCTTGCGCTTTTTCCGCAAGCTCGGCTTTAAAGGGTTCCAGGACTTTAAATTCCTGTTTGCCCAGGAAGTGCCGGCTGCGGATCATTCCGAAAACGACGAGTCCTTTATTTACCGGATCCGCAACAACATCATCCAGGCGGTCGAAGATACATCGGATGTCGTCGATGCTGAAACTTTGGAAAAATGCATACGAGCCATCAACGATTCATCGGATGTTGTCATTTTTGGCATCGGGTCATCGGGCATTGCCGGGCTCGATATGCAAAACCGCTTGATGCGCATCGGCAAACATGTCAGCGTTATTACGGACTCGCACTTCCAGATTATGCGGGCGTCGTCGCTCAATGAAAATTCCGTCGTAATCGCCATCAGTTTGACGGGAAGCACGAAAGACATCATCGATGCAGTAAAGATCGCCAAAGAAAAGAACGCAGCCGTTATTGCGTTAACGACGTACGTGAAGTCGCCGTTAACAAAATACGCCGACCATATTTTGCTGTCATCGGCAAAAGAAAGTCCGTTGGACAGCGGATCGCTTGTGTCGAAAATTGCCCAATTGTATTTGATTGATTTGATTTGCACGGGACTCACAATGAATAACTTCAAAGATGCAGAGAGTGTAAAGCGGGAAATCACGGAGCATATTGCAAGCAAGTTATATTAA
- a CDS encoding ROK family protein, whose product MQLGVIDIGGTFVKYAAVDEEGAFLFHGSVPTEAAQGGEALVAKVQRLCDELMGKVQLDGISISSAGQIDNVNGRVVFATDTLPGYTGTELAQRISAHTGLPACMENDVNCTALGEYWKGAARGTRDFLCVTIGTGIGGALFLNGELYTGSHFSAGEIGHINLYPNGTPCTCGQRGCYEQYASSLALQRQVTEQFGEGWELKAYFEQVKAGNRDAVQLFEHWLDDLTTGLQTLVHLLNPELIVIGGGISAQGDFLQQAVLSSLENKIMPNHRQSLQIKMAEHDNKSNLLGAAKNFLDKSGME is encoded by the coding sequence ATGCAGCTTGGTGTAATTGATATTGGCGGCACTTTCGTCAAATATGCAGCGGTGGATGAAGAGGGCGCGTTTTTGTTTCACGGCTCGGTTCCGACAGAAGCGGCTCAAGGTGGAGAAGCGCTGGTCGCAAAAGTGCAGCGCCTTTGTGATGAGTTGATGGGAAAAGTTCAACTGGACGGCATCTCCATCAGCTCCGCTGGACAGATCGACAACGTCAACGGCCGGGTCGTTTTTGCAACCGACACCTTGCCGGGCTATACTGGTACTGAACTGGCTCAACGGATTTCCGCACATACCGGCCTGCCGGCATGTATGGAAAATGACGTCAACTGCACCGCTCTCGGGGAATACTGGAAAGGGGCGGCAAGAGGAACGAGGGACTTCCTTTGTGTGACCATCGGCACCGGCATCGGAGGCGCTTTGTTTTTAAACGGTGAACTTTACACAGGAAGCCATTTTTCAGCTGGAGAAATCGGGCACATCAATTTGTATCCGAACGGCACACCGTGCACTTGCGGACAAAGGGGCTGCTACGAACAATACGCTTCCAGCTTGGCATTACAAAGACAGGTAACTGAGCAGTTCGGAGAAGGATGGGAACTAAAAGCGTATTTTGAGCAAGTAAAAGCAGGCAACCGGGATGCCGTCCAGCTCTTTGAACACTGGCTGGATGATCTCACCACCGGCCTGCAGACACTCGTCCACCTCTTGAATCCGGAGCTTATCGTCATCGGGGGCGGCATCTCTGCCCAAGGTGACTTCCTGCAGCAAGCCGTCCTGTCCTCTTTGGAAAACAAGATCATGCCGAATCACCGGCAATCCCTGCAGATTAAGATGGCCGAACACGACAATAAATCGAATTTGCTTGGTGCCGCTAAGAATTTTTTGGATAAGAGCGGCATGGAGTAG